TCTACCAATGCTTCCACCCCCATCAAAATAATGCATTTTAACTTCGTCTCCAGTATGGCCAATTAGCATGACCTTGTTCAATGTTCCGCTCATAAAAAATAATTAAAGTACAAAGGTATATTATGAATTCTAAATATAACCAATTTTAAGATTTTATAGTAGCCTGTTTTATGCAAAGTTATGATACTACAAAAACATACCTAACCCCTCACTATTGAAAAGTAAACATGTTTAAAAAGTTTGCAATCAATACAGGAACTGGAAATTTTTCTATTTCTGAAATCGCAATCCCAGTACCATGAAGCGTTTCGGTTTCTACAATCCAAAATGTGGTGATTAGATGCTGATGGGACAATTTGTGTACAATGGGGGTATCGTTATATTTTACAATTGAATTAATCTTTATTTCTTCGGAAAGATTACGATATGCCGGTTCCCGCTTTAAGTCACCTTCTGAAACTTCGTTGGTTGTTTCAACTAATGGAAATTCATATAAATTTTGCCATATTCCCTTCCCTAATCGTTGATTGAGTCTTGTTTTATGATCTATAGACAGAAGCACTATATAATTAAAGTATCGTTTTTTAACCTTTAATTTTTTTAGTTTTACGGGTAATTCTGAAACCGTTCTACTTGTAAATGCCATACAATTTTCAGAAAAAATACACCCTTCACATGCCGGATTTTGAGGCACACAATAGCGGGCTCCAAACTCCATGATAGCTTGGTTAAAAACACCAGGTTGCTTTTCATCTAATAGTGTTTGTGCTAACAGCTTAAATTCTTTTATTCCTGCTGTACTATTTATAGGAGTAGCGACGCCAAAAACTCGAGAAAGTACTCTGTACACATTACCATCAACCACTGCGGCAGGCTCTTGGTAACAGATAGACGCTATGGCACTGGCAGTATAATCACCTACTCCCTTTAGTTTTTTTAAAGACTCGTAGGTGTTTGGAAAAACGCCGTTTAACTCATTTGCCACAAAGTTTGCCGTAAAACGTAAATTTCGAGCCCTAGAGTAATACCCCAACCCTTGCCAAAGTTTTAACACATCTTCTTCTGGTGCTTTAGCAAGCTCATAAACGTTAGGGTACGTTGCCACAAAGGTTTCGTAATATGGCAACCCTTGTGCAACCCGCGTTTGTTGCAGTATTATTTCAGAAAGCCAGATACGGTAAGGGTCCTTGGTTTGACGCCAAGGTAATTCACGCTTGTTTTGTAAATACCACGTTATTAGTTTGTTAGAAAAAGGGAAGTTAATTTCTGGCATTAGGCAAAAGTAGTCGTTATCTATTTATATTTTAATAGATTAAGAGGTTAGTATTACAAATTAAATTGTTTATATTTGCCACCTTGAAAAATAAACCTAAAGACCCAATTTAAAATTTATATTACAATGACGAAAGCAGATTTAGTAGCAAAAATTTCAGAAAAGCTAGGAATGGAAAAAGGAGATGTTCAAGCTACTGTAGAAAGTTTCATGAGTGAAGTAAAAAATTCTCTTGAAGGAGGAGACAACGTATACTTACGTGGTTTTGGAAGTTTCATTATCAAAACAAGAGCTGAAAAAACAGGTAGAAATATTTCTAAGAATACTACCATTAAAATACCTGCACACAACATTCCTGCATTTAAGCCTGCTAAGGTTTTTGTAGAAGGTGTTAAAACGAATGTTGAAGTAAAATAATAACCTGTCTCTCCTTTGGGGAGACTTCTAAACAACACAAGCATATGCCAAGTGGTAAAAAAAGAAAAAGACATAAGGTAGCGACGCACAAGCGTAAGAAAAGAAGACGCGCTAATCGCCACAAGAAAAAGTAGTTTTTTTAGACTACTTTTTTCGTTTAAGAAAAAAACAAACAAACCGTTCTTTGAAAATGAAATGCAACTACTGCTTTATGTACGGTAGTTAAGTTTCGACGGGTAGCCCCATAATTTTGGGGCGCTAAATCCTGTGATAAATTATTGTTTAATCCATCCGCCATAGGCGGACTAAAATCAAAAATCGTGAACTACGAATTATTTATTAGATCCAGTTCACAAGTCGTTGATTTTGCCCTTTTAAAAGATGGAAAACTACTCGAATTACACAAAGAAGAAGACAACAACAAATTTTCTGTTGGCGACGTGTTTATCGCCAAGATTCGGAAAACTGTTCCCGGTCTTAACGCAGCCTTCGTTAATGTAGGCTACGAAAAAGACGGCTTCTTGCACTATCACGACCTCGGTCCTAAAGTGCTCTCTTTACTGAAATTCGTAAAACGTGTAAGCACAGGTAAATTTAAAGATTATACTTTAAAGGATTTCCCATTTGAAAAAGAGATTGATAAAAACGGGGGTATTAATAATGCCCTTAAAAACAATCAATCTACTCTGGTACAAATTGTAAAAGAACCCATATCCACCAAAGGACCACGAATTAGCAGCGAGCTTTCCATAGCAGGCCGCTATATTGTATTGGTTCCGTTTTCAGACCGTATTTCTGTTTCCTCAAAAATAGAATCACGAGAAGAAAAAGAAAGGCTAAAACGCTTAATTATGAGCATACGCCCTAAAGG
This Rasiella rasia DNA region includes the following protein-coding sequences:
- a CDS encoding HU family DNA-binding protein, with product MTKADLVAKISEKLGMEKGDVQATVESFMSEVKNSLEGGDNVYLRGFGSFIIKTRAEKTGRNISKNTTIKIPAHNIPAFKPAKVFVEGVKTNVEVK
- the mutY gene encoding A/G-specific adenine glycosylase — translated: MPEINFPFSNKLITWYLQNKRELPWRQTKDPYRIWLSEIILQQTRVAQGLPYYETFVATYPNVYELAKAPEEDVLKLWQGLGYYSRARNLRFTANFVANELNGVFPNTYESLKKLKGVGDYTASAIASICYQEPAAVVDGNVYRVLSRVFGVATPINSTAGIKEFKLLAQTLLDEKQPGVFNQAIMEFGARYCVPQNPACEGCIFSENCMAFTSRTVSELPVKLKKLKVKKRYFNYIVLLSIDHKTRLNQRLGKGIWQNLYEFPLVETTNEVSEGDLKREPAYRNLSEEIKINSIVKYNDTPIVHKLSHQHLITTFWIVETETLHGTGIAISEIEKFPVPVLIANFLNMFTFQ